From Pseudodesulfovibrio nedwellii:
TAAATTGGCGCAAGGGGCCTTCGGAGAAAATGCGACTGGCGGCCGGTATGGTCTTAACGGAATGATTTTCTTTCAGGAGGATATCGATCGGGAAACGCTCATGGAGCGTTGTCTGGAGATAGAAAAGCAGGCCGATGACGCGTTAGGCATCAAGGTGTCTGTCGGCGCAAGTTGCTATCCGTTCCTTAATTTTGATAGGGCTGATATTTTGGACAATTGCCGGAAGGCTCTTGAACACGCATTGTTGCTGCCCGATCCGCGAGTGGCTGTCTTCAATTCGATTTCCATGAATCTGTCTGCGGATCGTAAGTTTATGGACGGAGATATTTACGGATCTATCGAAGAATTTAAGTTGTCCTTGCTGGATGATGAGAATAATTTGCTCGCGCGAAATTCACTCGGCATTTGTTATGCCCAACTTGGTCGTTTCGAAGAGGCTCGGCATGAGTTTGAGACCGTGGTGTCTTTGGACAAGAAAGATGTGCTTGCATTGTACAATCTTGGCTGGGCCAACCACCGTCTCGGCGATCTCGACAGCGCGGCAAAGGCGTATCGCCAATGCCTTAAAGCAGAGCCGGGGCATGTTTATTCCCTCATGCGACTGGGATCTATTGAAGAGAAGGCCAACAATCTCAAGAAAGCGGCCAATTTTTATACGAAAGCAGCCGAACAACCCGGTGGCGAACGTATGGTTTTTCGTTCACTGGCTCGTGTCTCCTACAAACAGGGGGATGTCGAAGGGACTCGTGAGTATTTGCATCTCGCATTGAATGCCGATCACAACGATCATCAGGCTATGCACATGCTCGCCAAGCTCTATCTTGATCAGGGCGAAGATCCGCAGATCGCGGAAGTATTGGCCCGTCAGTCTTCTGCCCTTTCTCCCGGCATCGACGCCTATTGGGATACCCTCGTGGAGGCGCTTGAGGCGCAAGGCAAGGCTGAAGAAGCCGCCAAGGTTGCGGCCCGGGCGGCGGGTTAATCTGTTTTGCTACTTCTTCTTTTATGATTTGTAAGAGCATAGTGTCTTTTTAGGTGGTATTGTAAAAAATGTGTGCCCTATTTAAAGATCGCAGGTCTTTTTTTTATAAATATGTGACAGCTTCAACTTGTGAAACCATATTAAAAAATGGAACGCTTCAATATTCTTGCCCATTGGTCTTTAATGATCCATTTGACGGTCAGGCTACAATAAACCCCAATTATTCAGCAGATGACTTGCAAAGGGTTTTGTTTGCATTCATTCAAAATCTTCTAAAAACTGACACACCACCAAAATTTGCAAGTTCGAATGAGGATTCTGAAAGATTGTATATATTGTGGCTGAATAGGCAGACCATATTGGCGGAAGGTTTGTTAGATAACATGGCTTCTTGTTTTAGTAAGATAAAAGATAATGATGTTTGGAGAGAATTAAATGATAAATTAAAAGAAAGTATTAAAAATACGAAGGTACTTTGTTTAGCGGAGAAAAAAGACAACCTTTTGATGTGGTCTCATTATGCTGACAATCATAAAGGGGTCGTGTTTAATTTTATAATAGATGAAAAATATGATTCTGCATGGAGTGCCGCGCAGAAAGTTCGTTATTGTAGTGGCTATCCTACTGTTTCCGCAGAGGAAATGGCGAGCTCCCTTGTCGGTTTGAGTTCCCAGCCGATTGAAGAAATTGTTTTAGATCGTTTTATTACATCCAAAAGTATGGACTGGAGTTATGAAAAGGAATGGAGGGTTGTTGTCCATATGAGTGACGACGATAGCTATGTGTATTATGGTTTTCAACCTGCAGAGCTTAAAGAAATTTATTTTGGATGTCGGGTTTCTGAGGAGAGTAAAAATCGGATTCTTCAGCTTGTGAAGAGCCGTTACAACCATGTGGATCTTTTTCAGTGTGTAAAGAATGATACTTGCTATAAATTAGATTTTGAGAGCCTATAAATGATAGTGATGCTCTAAGTTTTTTATTGATTCATGGAACATTCTTCCAATTTGTCTTCTAATTCCAATATGCGGGCATTGGCGTCCCGGACGCGGGCGGATAGCATCTCGGAAAATATGCGGTAAAAGAGTGCTTCCGCCAACAATTTGTCCACGCCCTCCAGACGTTCCATGAAATTGCTGTCCAGCACGAGACAAAGTACGGGTTTTTCAGCTCTGACAGTGGCAGACCGAGGTTTTTGGTCAATGATGCCCATTTCGCCAAAAATGTCGCCGATTTTATTGATTGAATTGACCTTCACTCCTTCAATGACAACGGTGCAACTGCCCATTATGAGGAAATAAACTGTTTGATCCGTATCCCCTTCTCGGATGATGGTTTCATCTTTTTCATAGCGGCGTAGTGTCGTCATCCCAAGGACATTGGGCAAACGGTCTTCGGTTATGGCTCCGAATACCGGCATTTGTCGTAGCCTTACCACTGTCTCCCTGTCGTTCGGGTCAAAGGGGATTTCTTTCATATGCGCCTCCTGCCAGATTATTCTTTCGATGCTTTTAACTCTGTCTGCATATCTGCAATTTTCTGATTTGCAGCCCGCAAACGGACCGCAAGTACTTCGGCGAATACCCGGTACATGACGGCTTGTGTGAAAATCTTGCTGGTATCCCCCAATGAGCCAATGGCCGTGTCGTCCATGCTTATGACCAGTGAGGTTTTTTTCGTGGTGATGGTGGCTGACCTTGGGCTGCCATCGATAATCCCCATTTCACCGAATACATCGCCTAGTCGTTTCAATTGACCGACTTCGGTGCCTTGCACGGAAATTGAGAGACACCCGAAGATGAGGAAGAAAACCTGATTATCAAATTCCCCTTCTTGAATGATGGTTTCATTGGCCTCATAACGGCGGATGGAGGCCGCACGCATGGCTTCGCGGATATGACTTTCAGGGAGGTTGTCAAAGACCGGAACACTTTTCAGTCGTTCCATGATGTCGTCATTATCTGGATCAAAGGGTACTTCGCGCATAACAACTCACCGGGTTAGGGGTATCAACTATCCCGAATATTGCCATAATGGCAGGAAGAAATCGAATATTATTTGCGGTGCGATTTTAGTGCCCTGATGCGGTCGAGGACCGGGGGGTGGCTGTACCCGAGCCAGACCGTTAGTGGATGCGGAGTCAGATTGGACAGATTACTGGCCGAGAGTTTTTTCAAGGCCGAGATCATGCTGTCAGGGTACTCTGTGGTCGTGGCGGCAAAGGCATCTGCTTCATATTCATGCGTACGGGATATGCGGTTGGAAATTACAGACAGGATCAGTGACAACGGTGTGTAAAGGAGAACGAAAAAGACCAGTCCCGCGTAGATGGACGTCTGCTCCATGCCAAAGGCATCAAATAATGGACGGGAGTCGAGAAACAGGGACATGAGATAGAAGATGGCCCCGGTTTTGAGAATGCCGGTGAACATCCGTTTCTTGATATGTCCGAGTTTGGCGTGTCCGACCTCATGCGCGAGTACGGCCACGATTTCGTCCACGGTCATTTCCTTGATGAGCGTGTCAAACAGTGCGATGCGGCGACGCTTGCCGAATCCTGTAAAAAATGCGTTGCTTTTGGTGGATCGTTTGGAGCCGTCCATGACGAAGATGCCTGAGAGTTCAAAGCCTGCTG
This genomic window contains:
- a CDS encoding DUF2971 domain-containing protein, producing the protein MTASTCETILKNGTLQYSCPLVFNDPFDGQATINPNYSADDLQRVLFAFIQNLLKTDTPPKFASSNEDSERLYILWLNRQTILAEGLLDNMASCFSKIKDNDVWRELNDKLKESIKNTKVLCLAEKKDNLLMWSHYADNHKGVVFNFIIDEKYDSAWSAAQKVRYCSGYPTVSAEEMASSLVGLSSQPIEEIVLDRFITSKSMDWSYEKEWRVVVHMSDDDSYVYYGFQPAELKEIYFGCRVSEESKNRILQLVKSRYNHVDLFQCVKNDTCYKLDFESL
- a CDS encoding cyclic nucleotide-binding domain-containing protein, with the translated sequence MKEIPFDPNDRETVVRLRQMPVFGAITEDRLPNVLGMTTLRRYEKDETIIREGDTDQTVYFLIMGSCTVVIEGVKVNSINKIGDIFGEMGIIDQKPRSATVRAEKPVLCLVLDSNFMERLEGVDKLLAEALFYRIFSEMLSARVRDANARILELEDKLEECSMNQ
- a CDS encoding Crp/Fnr family transcriptional regulator, producing MREVPFDPDNDDIMERLKSVPVFDNLPESHIREAMRAASIRRYEANETIIQEGEFDNQVFFLIFGCLSISVQGTEVGQLKRLGDVFGEMGIIDGSPRSATITTKKTSLVISMDDTAIGSLGDTSKIFTQAVMYRVFAEVLAVRLRAANQKIADMQTELKASKE